A single region of the Microtus ochrogaster isolate Prairie Vole_2 chromosome 2, MicOch1.0, whole genome shotgun sequence genome encodes:
- the P2rx2 gene encoding P2X purinoceptor 2 isoform X1 — protein sequence MAAAQPRLPAGAATVWRLARGCWTAFWDYETPKVIVVRNRRLGFVHRMVQLLILLYFVWYVFIVQKSYQDSETGPESSIITKVKGITISEHKVWDVEEYVKPPEGGSVVSIITRMEVTPSQTPGICPESMRVHGSICHSDDDCVAGQLDMQGNGIRTGRCVPYYHGDSKTCEVSAWCPVEDGSSDNQFLGKMAPNFTILIKNNIHYPKFKFSKGNIASQKNDYLKHCTFDRDSDPYCPIFRLGFIVEQAGENFTELAHKGGVIGVIINWDCDLDLSESECNPKYSFRRLDPKYESASGYNFRFAKYYKINTTTTTRTLIKAYGIRIDVIVHGQAGKFSLIPTIINLATALTSIGVGSFLCDWILLTFMNKNKLYSHKKFDKVRTPRHTSSSWPVTLALVLGQVPPPPSHYSQDPSGGGPTFGEGAELPLAVQPPRPCSISAVTEQVVDTLDQHVGQRLPVPEPSQQDSTSTDPKGLAQL from the exons GCTGCACAGCCCCGGCTTCCCGCGGGGGCGGCCACGGTCTGGCGCTTGGCCCGGGGCTGCTGGACAGCGTTCTGGGACTACGAGACGCCCAAGGTGATCGTGGTGCGGAACCGGCGCCTGGGGTTCGTGCACCGCATGGTGCAGCTGCTCATCCTGCTTTACTTCGTGTG GTACGTGTTCATCGTGCAGAAAAGCTACCAGGATAGCGAGACAGGTCCGGAGAGCTCCATCATCACCAAAGTCAAGGGGATCACCATATCAGAGCACAAAGTGTGGGACGTTGAGGAATACGTAAAGCCCCCGGAG GGGGGCAGTGTGGTCAGCATCATCACCAGGATGGAGGTGACACCTTCCCAGACCCCGGGAATATGCCCAGAG AGCATGAGGGTTCACGGTTCCATCTGCCATTCAGATGACGACTGCGTTGCCGGGCAGCTGGACATGCAAGGCAATG GGATTCGGACAGGGCGCTGTGTACCCTATTACCATGGGGACTCCAAGACCTGCGAAGTGTCAGCCTGGTGCCCGGTTGAGGATGGATCTTCTGACAA CCAATTTCTGGGTAAAATGGCACCAAATTTCACCATCCTCATCAAGAACAACATCCACTACCCCAAGTTCAAGTTCTCCAA GGGCAACATTGCAAGCCAGAAGAATGATTACCTGAAGCACTGCACGTTTGACCGGGACTCTGACCCATACTGCCCCATCTTCCGGCTAGGCTTCATTGTAGAGCAGGCAGGGGAGAACTTCACAGAACTGGCACACAAG GGTGGTGTTATTGGAGTCATCATCAACTGGGACTGTGACCTGGACTTATCTGAATCGGAGTGCAACCCCAAATACTCTTTCCGGAGGCTTGACCCCAAGTATGAGTCTGCCTCAGGCTATAACTTCAG GTTTGCCAAGTATTACAAGATAAATACTACCACCACCACTCGAACTCTCATCAAAGCCTATGGGATTCGAATTGATGTCATCGTGCATGGGCAG GCTGGGAAATTCAGTCTCATTCCTACCATCATCAATCTGGCCACTGCTCTGACCTCCATTGGGGTG GGCTCCTTTCTGTGTGACTGGATTTTGTTAACATTCATGAACAAAAACAAGCTCTATAGCCATAAGAAGTTCGACAAGGTGCGTACTCCAAGGCATACCTCAAGTAGCTGGCCTGTGACCCTTGCTCTTGTCTTGGGTCAGGTCCCTCCCCCACCTAGTCACTACTCCCAGGATCCATCAGGTGGAGGGCCAACTTTTGGAGAAGGGGCAGAGCTACCGCTGGCTGTCCAGCCTCCTAGGCCTTGTTCCATCTCTGCTGTGACTGAGCAGGTGGTGGACACTCTTGACCAGCATGTGGGACAAAGGCTTCCTGTCCCTGAGCCTTCTCAACAGGATTCCACATCCACGGACCCCAAAGGTTTGGCTCAACTCTGA
- the P2rx2 gene encoding P2X purinoceptor 2 isoform X2 has translation MAAAQPRLPAGAATVWRLARGCWTAFWDYETPKVIVVRNRRLGFVHRMVQLLILLYFVWYVFIVQKSYQDSETGPESSIITKVKGITISEHKVWDVEEYVKPPEGGSVVSIITRMEVTPSQTPGICPESMRVHGSICHSDDDCVAGQLDMQGNGIRTGRCVPYYHGDSKTCEVSAWCPVEDGSSDNQFLGKMAPNFTILIKNNIHYPKFKFSKGNIASQKNDYLKHCTFDRDSDPYCPIFRLGFIVEQAGENFTELAHKGGVIGVIINWDCDLDLSESECNPKYSFRRLDPKYESASGYNFRFAKYYKINTTTTTRTLIKAYGIRIDVIVHGQAGKFSLIPTIINLATALTSIGVGSFLCDWILLTFMNKNKLYSHKKFDKVVDTLDQHVGQRLPVPEPSQQDSTSTDPKGLAQL, from the exons GCTGCACAGCCCCGGCTTCCCGCGGGGGCGGCCACGGTCTGGCGCTTGGCCCGGGGCTGCTGGACAGCGTTCTGGGACTACGAGACGCCCAAGGTGATCGTGGTGCGGAACCGGCGCCTGGGGTTCGTGCACCGCATGGTGCAGCTGCTCATCCTGCTTTACTTCGTGTG GTACGTGTTCATCGTGCAGAAAAGCTACCAGGATAGCGAGACAGGTCCGGAGAGCTCCATCATCACCAAAGTCAAGGGGATCACCATATCAGAGCACAAAGTGTGGGACGTTGAGGAATACGTAAAGCCCCCGGAG GGGGGCAGTGTGGTCAGCATCATCACCAGGATGGAGGTGACACCTTCCCAGACCCCGGGAATATGCCCAGAG AGCATGAGGGTTCACGGTTCCATCTGCCATTCAGATGACGACTGCGTTGCCGGGCAGCTGGACATGCAAGGCAATG GGATTCGGACAGGGCGCTGTGTACCCTATTACCATGGGGACTCCAAGACCTGCGAAGTGTCAGCCTGGTGCCCGGTTGAGGATGGATCTTCTGACAA CCAATTTCTGGGTAAAATGGCACCAAATTTCACCATCCTCATCAAGAACAACATCCACTACCCCAAGTTCAAGTTCTCCAA GGGCAACATTGCAAGCCAGAAGAATGATTACCTGAAGCACTGCACGTTTGACCGGGACTCTGACCCATACTGCCCCATCTTCCGGCTAGGCTTCATTGTAGAGCAGGCAGGGGAGAACTTCACAGAACTGGCACACAAG GGTGGTGTTATTGGAGTCATCATCAACTGGGACTGTGACCTGGACTTATCTGAATCGGAGTGCAACCCCAAATACTCTTTCCGGAGGCTTGACCCCAAGTATGAGTCTGCCTCAGGCTATAACTTCAG GTTTGCCAAGTATTACAAGATAAATACTACCACCACCACTCGAACTCTCATCAAAGCCTATGGGATTCGAATTGATGTCATCGTGCATGGGCAG GCTGGGAAATTCAGTCTCATTCCTACCATCATCAATCTGGCCACTGCTCTGACCTCCATTGGGGTG GGCTCCTTTCTGTGTGACTGGATTTTGTTAACATTCATGAACAAAAACAAGCTCTATAGCCATAAGAAGTTCGACAAG GTGGTGGACACTCTTGACCAGCATGTGGGACAAAGGCTTCCTGTCCCTGAGCCTTCTCAACAGGATTCCACATCCACGGACCCCAAAGGTTTGGCTCAACTCTGA